In Bacillus sp. KH172YL63, one genomic interval encodes:
- a CDS encoding sensor histidine kinase has protein sequence MKIRTLLILANTISLVVILVFLTISYVQMFLSTDIIILLSLITMGAGILSFAVNLMITSPLLTSVKQMSKEAERMAGGDFDVKVTEAGPKEIKELAANFNHMSSRIEGMFEELKESEKFKSELIANVSHDLRTPLSSIHSFVAALNDEIIEDRETRKRYYETILTETEKLSDLIEEVLAFSQLENRKLPWNPEFTPMDQLLVETMQQFERSFEEKEMEVHVEYDETLPHVPLMPVQVKRVMTNLIQNALSFSPDGTNLVISAVKREGAMEFSVTDHGKGIHLDEQDSIFERFYRVEKSRNKAGGGSGLGLSISKEIIQLHGGEIGVESDGKTGSTFWFRLPLENNKEERG, from the coding sequence ATGAAGATTAGGACACTGCTCATCTTGGCCAATACCATCTCGCTTGTCGTGATTCTCGTCTTTCTGACCATTTCTTATGTGCAGATGTTCCTTTCAACAGATATCATCATCCTCCTTTCGCTGATCACGATGGGGGCGGGGATCCTGTCCTTCGCCGTTAATTTGATGATCACTTCCCCGCTGCTGACCTCTGTGAAGCAGATGAGCAAGGAAGCGGAAAGGATGGCTGGCGGTGATTTCGATGTGAAGGTGACAGAGGCAGGACCTAAGGAAATTAAGGAGCTGGCTGCCAATTTCAATCATATGTCCTCCAGGATCGAGGGGATGTTCGAGGAATTAAAGGAGTCGGAAAAGTTCAAAAGTGAACTGATTGCGAATGTATCCCATGATTTGAGGACCCCTTTATCGTCGATTCATTCGTTCGTGGCGGCTTTGAATGATGAAATCATCGAAGACCGGGAAACACGGAAACGGTATTATGAAACGATACTGACGGAAACGGAAAAATTAAGTGACCTGATTGAAGAGGTGTTGGCGTTCTCCCAGCTTGAAAATCGAAAGCTCCCATGGAACCCTGAATTCACCCCGATGGATCAGCTTCTCGTTGAAACGATGCAGCAATTCGAGCGGAGTTTCGAAGAAAAAGAGATGGAGGTACATGTGGAATACGATGAAACACTTCCCCATGTCCCCCTCATGCCGGTACAAGTCAAAAGAGTGATGACAAATCTGATTCAAAATGCCCTATCCTTCTCACCGGACGGTACGAACCTTGTCATCTCTGCAGTGAAAAGGGAGGGGGCAATGGAGTTTTCTGTGACGGATCATGGAAAGGGCATCCATCTTGACGAGCAGGATTCAATCTTTGAACGATTCTACCGTGTTGAAAAATCACGGAACAAAGCAGGTGGAGGATCCGGACTCGGACTCTCCATAAGTAAGGAAATCATACAGCTTCACGGCGGGGAAATCGGTGTGGAAAGTGACGGCAAGACTGGAAGCACCTTCTGGTTTCGACTGCCTTTAGAGAACAACAAGGAGGAGAGAGGATGA
- a CDS encoding response regulator transcription factor: MANKVLLVDDEENIVDVCSRYLVREGYEVSTASNGREAIELYEAFRPDIVVLDIMMPEIDGWQVAEKIRENHDTPIIMLTALGQEKDRIYGLTIGADDYVTKPFSPRELLLRVKNVLRRTYSSPAKAEEEEVLSWQGLMIDRSKRKVTAGGKDVDMTVKEFELLSLLAQHPSQVFSKSQLIEKLWGYEYLGDANTINVHIRRLREKIEDDPSEPRWIKTVWGIGYKFEGKRSYED, encoded by the coding sequence ATGGCAAACAAAGTGCTGTTGGTAGATGATGAAGAAAATATTGTAGATGTATGTTCCCGGTATCTGGTGCGGGAAGGCTATGAAGTGAGTACCGCCTCCAATGGGAGAGAAGCGATCGAGCTTTATGAAGCCTTTCGTCCGGACATTGTGGTACTCGATATCATGATGCCTGAAATCGATGGATGGCAGGTGGCTGAAAAGATACGGGAAAATCATGATACGCCCATCATCATGCTGACGGCACTTGGACAGGAGAAGGACCGGATTTACGGGCTCACGATAGGAGCGGATGATTATGTCACGAAACCGTTCAGCCCCCGTGAGTTGCTGCTGCGAGTGAAAAATGTGCTGCGAAGGACTTATTCTTCCCCGGCAAAAGCCGAGGAAGAAGAGGTCCTTTCATGGCAGGGTCTTATGATCGACCGGTCCAAGCGGAAGGTGACCGCAGGCGGCAAGGACGTGGACATGACGGTGAAAGAGTTTGAGCTGTTATCCCTTCTTGCCCAACACCCTTCCCAGGTATTCTCCAAATCCCAACTGATTGAAAAACTGTGGGGATACGAATATTTAGGGGATGCCAATACCATCAATGTACATATACGGAGATTGAGGGAAAAGATCGAGGATGATCCATCCGAGCCTCGATGGATCAAGACCGTTTGGGGAATCGGATATAAATTCGAAGGGAAACGATCATATGAAGATTAG
- a CDS encoding DM13 domain-containing protein, producing the protein MKKWLLGLLAVGVLGMGWWLVSPLFMDEMGHDESVMSDHGDMDGEDAMMEDSMEESSDGMKEDDGKMDDSMKEHDMMEGADSSSSDDMTKDTMEAEALNGTFKGADADHEAKGKVMVSAQNVQLEDFEVTDGPDLYVYLVKEGQDTKDGVSLGKLKQNMGSQSYEIPEGASAAAGMEIVIWCKKFNEDFGRAKLGSEM; encoded by the coding sequence ATGAAAAAATGGTTGTTGGGTTTACTTGCAGTAGGTGTATTAGGCATGGGATGGTGGCTTGTTTCCCCGTTATTCATGGATGAAATGGGCCATGATGAGTCTGTGATGTCCGATCATGGAGACATGGACGGGGAAGATGCTATGATGGAAGATTCCATGGAAGAAAGCAGTGACGGCATGAAAGAAGACGATGGGAAGATGGACGATTCTATGAAAGAACACGATATGATGGAAGGAGCCGATTCATCTTCGTCAGATGACATGACAAAGGATACAATGGAAGCAGAAGCTTTAAATGGTACATTCAAAGGAGCGGATGCTGATCATGAAGCAAAAGGAAAAGTGATGGTGTCGGCACAGAATGTCCAGTTGGAAGATTTTGAAGTGACAGATGGACCTGATCTTTACGTTTACTTAGTGAAGGAAGGACAAGATACTAAAGACGGCGTGTCCCTTGGAAAATTAAAACAAAACATGGGCAGTCAAAGCTATGAAATTCCTGAAGGTGCCTCTGCTGCTGCCGGGATGGAAATCGTGATATGGTGTAAGAAATTCAACGAAGATTTTGGAAGGGCCAAATTAGGTTCAGAGATGTAA
- a CDS encoding MBL fold metallo-hydrolase — translation MIISLFILLIIVVTGWIVIRPPLGKKASRERVHLSPRQSEGVFQNELPTSMDTSFSGTVSMVRDLIKRDPGRKPPGDLPRVDFPSLRHPHPVPNVTWFGHSASMIELEDKRLLLDPMFGPSPSPLPWLGGKRYSKELPFSMDDLPDIDAVIFSHDHYDHLDYSTIQKLRGKVQQFFVPIGVGSHLEHWGIDRGHITELDWWDELEWSGLTLVCTPARHFSGRSLNDRNASLWCSWCIIGPSTSIFFSGDSGYGPHFEKIGRKYGPFDLTMMECGQYDPRWAPIHMTPEETVQAHRDVQGKWLLPIHWGAFTLSFHAWTDPVERVTKKAEEIGVPVATPRIGETFLLKEGSLPDSKWWR, via the coding sequence ATGATCATTTCTCTGTTTATCCTGCTTATCATCGTTGTCACAGGCTGGATTGTCATCCGCCCCCCACTTGGAAAGAAAGCTTCCAGGGAAAGGGTTCATTTGTCTCCCCGGCAGTCAGAAGGGGTGTTTCAAAACGAGCTTCCCACTTCCATGGATACAAGCTTTTCGGGCACCGTTTCCATGGTCCGGGACCTGATTAAGAGAGATCCGGGCAGAAAGCCGCCTGGCGATCTGCCGAGAGTGGATTTCCCATCCCTCCGCCACCCCCATCCTGTCCCGAATGTGACCTGGTTCGGCCATTCAGCATCTATGATTGAATTGGAAGATAAAAGGCTGTTGCTTGATCCCATGTTCGGTCCTTCCCCTTCGCCGCTTCCATGGTTAGGCGGAAAGCGTTACAGCAAAGAGCTTCCGTTCAGCATGGATGATCTGCCTGATATTGATGCCGTAATTTTTTCACATGACCATTATGATCATCTTGACTACTCTACGATCCAGAAACTCCGGGGGAAGGTACAGCAATTTTTCGTCCCGATCGGAGTCGGCAGCCATCTGGAACATTGGGGCATCGATCGGGGGCATATCACGGAACTTGACTGGTGGGATGAGCTTGAATGGAGCGGTCTTACTTTGGTTTGTACCCCTGCCAGGCATTTTTCCGGCAGGAGCCTGAATGACCGCAATGCTTCTTTATGGTGTTCGTGGTGCATCATCGGTCCTTCCACTTCCATTTTCTTTAGCGGGGACAGCGGGTATGGCCCCCATTTCGAAAAAATCGGCCGTAAGTACGGTCCCTTTGATCTGACCATGATGGAGTGCGGTCAATATGACCCACGGTGGGCCCCGATTCATATGACCCCTGAAGAAACGGTCCAGGCCCACCGGGACGTACAGGGCAAGTGGCTCCTCCCGATACATTGGGGTGCATTCACATTATCCTTCCATGCCTGGACAGACCCGGTCGAGCGGGTGACGAAAAAGGCGGAGGAAATCGGAGTCCCTGTGGCAACGCCTCGTATCGGGGAAACCTTTCTATTGAAGGAAGGCTCCCTCCCTGATTCAAAATGGTGGAGATGA
- a CDS encoding DUF6944 family repetitive protein produces MSNKQKATFGAWVAAIGTVLAAIGSTPIKRIPEDTLEAFSLIGNEMQGTGNALQADAIDGFSLTKAGNQIQAIGNSTVIAGLLIDFNVIVKQELNIKGNLMQALGGGAALGESFSKEHTTEELFSIYGNLLQIIGNSLQAISGILELNGKDSGKLDVVGSWIQAIGAIISALVQTEASMT; encoded by the coding sequence ATGAGCAATAAGCAGAAAGCCACATTCGGAGCCTGGGTGGCCGCCATCGGGACCGTCCTCGCCGCGATCGGCAGCACCCCGATCAAGAGGATTCCCGAGGATACTCTTGAGGCGTTCTCACTCATAGGAAATGAAATGCAGGGAACCGGAAATGCCTTACAGGCAGATGCCATTGACGGATTCTCTTTAACGAAAGCGGGAAATCAAATTCAGGCCATCGGGAATTCCACCGTCATCGCAGGACTTCTCATCGATTTCAATGTAATCGTGAAGCAGGAGCTGAATATCAAGGGGAACCTCATGCAGGCATTGGGTGGGGGCGCAGCCCTTGGTGAATCTTTCAGTAAAGAACATACGACGGAAGAACTGTTTTCAATTTACGGGAACCTCCTCCAGATCATCGGAAACTCCCTTCAAGCCATTTCAGGAATTCTGGAATTAAACGGGAAAGACAGCGGTAAACTTGATGTGGTCGGAAGCTGGATCCAGGCGATCGGGGCGATCATCTCTGCCCTTGTCCAAACGGAAGCCTCCATGACGTAA
- a CDS encoding spore coat protein, with translation MNDFQPVHHDSFINMYDVRRPVGRPGFGRPGFGYGGFGRRPFGFGFPFLGGLAGGLIGASLLSPYGYGYGYGYPPPYYGYPPYPYPYY, from the coding sequence ATGAATGATTTTCAACCTGTTCACCATGATTCGTTTATAAATATGTATGATGTCCGCCGCCCGGTCGGCAGGCCTGGATTCGGCAGACCCGGATTTGGATACGGAGGATTTGGCAGAAGGCCATTTGGATTCGGCTTTCCGTTCCTCGGCGGCCTTGCCGGAGGCCTGATCGGCGCCAGCCTGCTCAGTCCGTATGGATATGGCTACGGATACGGTTATCCACCGCCTTACTACGGCTACCCGCCCTATCCCTACCCATACTACTAA
- a CDS encoding DUF1540 domain-containing protein, with protein sequence MAQDVMCEVRNCKYNREGKMCSADQIFVVSHKGDKAHNSEETDCKTFEPGM encoded by the coding sequence ATGGCTCAAGACGTGATGTGTGAAGTGAGAAACTGTAAATATAACCGTGAAGGCAAGATGTGCTCTGCTGACCAAATCTTCGTTGTCAGTCACAAAGGGGACAAAGCCCACAATAGTGAAGAAACCGACTGTAAAACTTTTGAACCGGGTATGTAA
- a CDS encoding flavodoxin, producing MIYASMSGNTEEMATAIENGIRETGAEIDVMDVNDCPDPAVLENYAGILLGAYTWGDGELPYEFEEFYDDMDKVDLAAKAAASFGSCDSFYPKYGAAVDLLNEKLTERGARLIHEGLKVELTPEDDDVESCKEFGRRFANELLFSKQNK from the coding sequence ATGATTTATGCAAGTATGAGTGGAAATACAGAAGAAATGGCCACGGCCATTGAGAACGGTATCAGGGAAACCGGTGCCGAAATAGATGTGATGGATGTGAATGACTGCCCGGATCCAGCCGTCCTTGAGAATTATGCCGGCATTCTGCTCGGTGCGTACACTTGGGGGGACGGAGAACTGCCGTATGAGTTTGAAGAATTTTATGACGACATGGATAAAGTGGATCTGGCCGCCAAGGCAGCGGCAAGTTTCGGGTCTTGTGACTCATTCTATCCCAAATACGGGGCAGCAGTGGATCTGTTGAATGAGAAGCTCACTGAAAGAGGGGCACGCTTGATCCATGAAGGCCTGAAAGTGGAATTGACCCCGGAGGATGACGATGTGGAATCCTGCAAAGAATTTGGCAGAAGATTTGCAAATGAGCTGTTGTTCAGTAAACAGAATAAATGA
- a CDS encoding MFS transporter — protein MDSSKQSAIWTRPFFMALVNNFFIFFVFYSLLTVLPLYIIDELGGTEGEAGLATTIFLLSAILVRPFSGRIMEQVGKKKTLIMSVMMFGASSFLYYWIHDFYLLMGLRFFHGIWFSIVTTVLVAIAADMIPASRKGEGLGYFAMSMNLAVVAGPFLSLYLIRWIPYTTLFMGLAMVIVIGLLCSFGIVVNEEAAVNHSRPISLKDLFEKKAVPIATVGFLTSFAYSGIMSFISVYAKSIGLFEWVSVFFVVFAAAMLLSRPYTGRRFDSSGPDAVIYPSLFIFAAGLILLSATGSLVVLIIAGTLIGLGYGALLPSFQTMAIQASPKGRTGHATATFFIFYDFGIGAGSFLLGLLSDRFGFPALYLLCSGVVFVTLIVYKAVRNHRSLPSKKLDQKASLM, from the coding sequence ATGGACTCCTCGAAACAATCAGCGATATGGACACGTCCATTTTTTATGGCGCTGGTGAATAATTTCTTTATCTTTTTCGTGTTTTATTCGTTATTGACAGTGCTGCCCCTTTATATCATCGATGAACTGGGAGGGACGGAAGGCGAGGCAGGATTGGCGACCACGATTTTCTTATTGTCGGCCATACTTGTCCGGCCGTTTTCGGGGAGGATCATGGAACAGGTGGGGAAGAAGAAGACCTTGATCATGAGTGTGATGATGTTTGGGGCTTCGTCATTCCTTTACTACTGGATTCATGACTTTTATCTGTTGATGGGGCTGCGCTTTTTCCATGGCATTTGGTTCAGTATTGTCACGACAGTACTTGTTGCCATTGCGGCAGATATGATCCCCGCTTCCAGAAAAGGAGAAGGGCTGGGGTATTTCGCCATGTCGATGAACCTGGCCGTCGTCGCAGGCCCGTTCCTGTCACTGTATCTCATCCGCTGGATCCCGTATACAACGCTCTTCATGGGTCTTGCAATGGTCATCGTCATTGGCTTATTGTGTTCATTCGGCATTGTGGTGAATGAAGAGGCGGCAGTGAATCATTCAAGGCCGATTTCTTTAAAAGATTTGTTTGAGAAAAAAGCGGTGCCGATTGCCACGGTGGGATTTCTCACATCGTTTGCTTATTCAGGCATCATGTCGTTTATTTCCGTATATGCGAAATCCATCGGTTTATTTGAATGGGTCAGCGTGTTCTTCGTCGTCTTCGCAGCGGCCATGCTGCTATCAAGGCCGTATACAGGACGTCGGTTCGACAGCTCAGGTCCGGACGCGGTCATCTATCCGTCTCTCTTTATATTCGCCGCCGGGCTGATACTGCTCAGCGCCACTGGTTCCCTGGTTGTCTTAATCATCGCCGGGACACTCATCGGCTTAGGATACGGTGCCCTGCTACCGAGCTTTCAGACGATGGCGATCCAGGCATCACCAAAGGGAAGGACCGGTCATGCAACGGCAACATTCTTTATTTTCTATGATTTTGGGATTGGAGCAGGTTCCTTCTTATTAGGTCTTCTTTCCGACCGCTTTGGCTTTCCTGCATTGTACCTCTTGTGCAGTGGAGTGGTCTTTGTGACGCTGATCGTTTATAAAGCAGTCAGGAACCACCGCAGCCTTCCTTCAAAAAAGTTGGACCAAAAAGCATCTCTCATGTGA
- a CDS encoding MarR family winged helix-turn-helix transcriptional regulator: MKMSRDESIGLYTSHTVKNIIRFLTLHMKDFDVTPEQWTVLRRLSEQDGISQKQLALKSEKDQPTLTRILDILERKELILKQKNQEDRRSFLISITDKGSRANKELSPFIEELYENTILEGISEEDLEVYKSVLSQINENMSKG, from the coding sequence ATGAAAATGTCACGTGATGAATCCATCGGGTTGTACACAAGTCATACCGTAAAAAATATCATCCGTTTCCTCACGCTTCATATGAAGGATTTTGACGTGACGCCGGAACAATGGACAGTCCTTCGGAGACTCTCGGAACAAGATGGCATCAGCCAAAAACAGCTGGCGCTAAAGTCAGAAAAAGATCAGCCTACCCTGACAAGAATCCTCGACATTTTAGAGAGGAAAGAATTGATTTTGAAACAAAAAAATCAGGAAGACAGGCGGTCATTCCTGATTTCCATCACAGATAAAGGCTCGAGGGCAAATAAAGAATTATCCCCTTTTATTGAAGAATTATATGAAAATACGATACTTGAAGGGATCTCCGAGGAGGACTTAGAAGTATACAAAAGCGTTCTTTCTCAAATCAATGAAAACATGTCAAAAGGATAG
- a CDS encoding sugar phosphate isomerase/epimerase family protein, with protein MEHIPMALQMYTLRNERDFTATLHKVAELGYDGVELAGYGGLTPEQLKKTLDSVGLVAASSHIPLADLRRDVDKVIHETLALGSSYIVCPYLSPEERSEADYHQLIDDLNKVGEKCFQEGITLCYHNHEFELTTLSNGKTALDTILSETNPHWVKAEFDIYWLTYAGENPVEWLKRYQGRTPLVHLKDMTTDGEKYFAELGAGGVDLAPVLEYGLHSDVAWWIVEQDESRIPPLESVRMSLDYLRHNRI; from the coding sequence ATGGAGCATATTCCAATGGCTTTACAAATGTATACGCTTCGGAATGAAAGGGACTTTACAGCTACACTTCATAAAGTAGCGGAGCTTGGATATGACGGGGTGGAGCTCGCAGGCTACGGGGGATTGACGCCTGAACAGCTCAAGAAAACGCTTGACTCTGTAGGACTTGTGGCCGCTTCGAGTCATATACCGTTAGCCGACTTAAGAAGAGATGTTGATAAAGTGATCCATGAAACGCTTGCGCTTGGAAGCAGTTATATTGTCTGTCCGTATCTTTCACCGGAGGAACGGTCGGAAGCCGATTATCATCAATTGATTGATGATTTGAACAAAGTTGGAGAAAAGTGCTTTCAAGAAGGAATCACGCTTTGTTACCATAACCACGAATTTGAACTGACCACCTTGTCAAACGGGAAAACTGCTCTCGATACGATTCTTTCAGAAACCAATCCCCATTGGGTCAAAGCGGAATTTGATATTTATTGGCTGACATATGCCGGCGAAAATCCCGTCGAATGGCTGAAACGATATCAGGGACGGACACCCCTTGTCCATCTGAAAGATATGACGACAGACGGGGAGAAATATTTTGCAGAGCTTGGTGCCGGCGGTGTCGATCTTGCCCCGGTCCTTGAATATGGGCTGCACAGTGATGTAGCGTGGTGGATTGTTGAACAGGATGAGTCAAGAATCCCTCCGCTTGAAAGCGTCAGGATGAGCCTGGATTATTTGCGTCACAATCGGATATGA
- a CDS encoding M4 family metallopeptidase has protein sequence MSKKKLVSLALGTSLVFSASFTGASAFAQSSDSITSKMDIHQKVMNIDKKGPSFLSGKLSKGFVKNDKDVKQFLKDNKELFAVDPHSELTLLEKTTDDLGMSHYKFTQSVNGVPVDGAIFIVHTNKQNEVTATTGQLYKEASKKVTKTKSKINQKSATDLAWKHIGVSKADTVAGSHDDHAIDAPKDSKVESTTEKNELVVHQKDGKFSLAYKVQLQFIEPYGANWQIYVDAKDGSILESYNAVTEGATTGYGYGVLDDYKDLNTYYSNGTYYLYDVTKPMNGVIETRTAQNGSSLPGSYTVDSNNAWTAYSQAAEVDAHAYAGQVYDYYKNTHNRNSYDNNGATIRSTVHYGSNYNNAFWNGSQMVYGDGDGTTFTSLSGALDVVAHELTHAVTERTAGLQYQNQSGALNESFSDVFGYFLDPTDYLLGEDIYTPGVSGDALRSLSNPTQYGQPAHMSNYVNTTSDNGGVHTNSGIPNKAAYNTISSIGKAKAEKIYYRALTVYLTPTSNFSYARAALLQSAADLYGSGSATYNSVKSAWDAVGVY, from the coding sequence ATGTCGAAAAAGAAATTAGTCAGTTTAGCACTAGGTACTTCTCTCGTATTCAGCGCCTCATTTACGGGTGCATCCGCATTTGCTCAGTCTTCTGATTCAATCACTTCGAAAATGGACATCCATCAAAAGGTCATGAATATAGATAAAAAAGGACCTAGCTTCTTATCTGGCAAACTATCAAAAGGTTTTGTAAAGAACGATAAAGACGTCAAACAATTCCTGAAAGACAATAAAGAGCTTTTCGCTGTCGATCCTCATTCTGAGTTGACATTACTTGAAAAGACGACGGATGACCTGGGGATGTCCCACTACAAGTTCACCCAATCGGTCAACGGCGTGCCTGTTGACGGTGCCATCTTCATCGTTCATACCAATAAGCAGAATGAAGTGACGGCTACGACCGGTCAACTTTATAAAGAAGCTTCCAAAAAAGTAACGAAGACAAAATCAAAAATCAATCAAAAGTCAGCCACGGATCTGGCGTGGAAGCATATCGGTGTATCGAAGGCAGATACAGTGGCAGGTTCTCATGATGACCATGCCATCGATGCCCCTAAAGACAGCAAGGTAGAAAGCACGACGGAAAAGAATGAACTCGTGGTCCACCAAAAAGATGGAAAGTTCTCACTTGCTTATAAAGTGCAGCTTCAATTCATCGAACCTTATGGTGCCAACTGGCAAATTTACGTAGATGCGAAGGACGGTTCTATCCTGGAATCTTATAATGCGGTCACTGAGGGAGCGACTACCGGTTACGGTTATGGGGTTTTAGATGACTATAAAGATCTTAATACTTATTATTCAAACGGTACTTATTACTTATATGATGTGACGAAACCAATGAATGGCGTCATCGAAACCCGTACCGCTCAAAATGGTTCGAGCCTGCCTGGCAGCTATACCGTTGACAGCAACAACGCATGGACTGCTTATTCCCAAGCGGCTGAAGTAGACGCACATGCATATGCCGGTCAAGTGTATGACTACTATAAAAACACGCATAACCGCAACAGTTATGACAATAACGGTGCAACGATCCGTTCGACCGTCCACTACGGATCGAATTACAACAACGCGTTCTGGAATGGTTCACAGATGGTTTATGGTGACGGGGACGGTACTACTTTCACTTCCCTTTCAGGCGCATTGGACGTTGTCGCTCATGAATTGACTCATGCTGTTACAGAGCGTACGGCTGGATTACAGTACCAAAATCAATCCGGGGCATTGAATGAATCATTCTCAGATGTATTCGGATACTTCCTTGATCCGACAGATTATTTATTAGGTGAAGATATTTATACGCCAGGCGTTTCCGGAGATGCGCTTCGCAGTCTTTCCAACCCTACTCAATATGGACAGCCTGCCCATATGAGTAACTATGTGAACACCACTTCCGATAACGGAGGCGTTCATACGAATTCAGGTATCCCGAACAAAGCGGCTTATAATACGATCTCAAGCATTGGTAAAGCAAAAGCCGAAAAAATTTACTACCGTGCACTGACTGTTTACTTAACTCCGACAAGTAACTTCAGCTATGCCCGTGCAGCCCTTCTTCAATCAGCCGCAGATCTTTACGGCAGCGGCAGTGCGACATATAACTCCGTAAAATCAGCTTGGGATGCTGTTGGAGTGTATTAA
- a CDS encoding GGDEF domain-containing protein gives MLEPLFINVCIFITFLYFAGIIMRNHRKIPVPLSLLMGMFSGVLGLIIMNFSIPLNDNTIVDLRHLATVASAIYIGWIPALISAIIISAGRIIMFGVTPQAIVAGVGMLLIGILTSFMTKLSFQNLYRMQSMNIVSLIIIFFALWINVGLSVTMMIIPFHAATSIIAGFIFYSIAEQIKRSNEQYQMLKQSATKDFLTSLNNVRQFDVSYNQALKDAKERQEKLSFLLIDIDNFKSVNDTYGHQAGDDVLKELGKVLPLHSRTFDIVSRNGGEEFSILLLDCPHKHAMVIAERIRKAVEGHEFPIHSQEVLHITVSIGVSTFPDTVAPENEEIFEQADKALYLAKRTGRNKVCDFQMVQATT, from the coding sequence ATGTTGGAGCCTTTATTCATAAATGTGTGTATTTTCATCACATTCCTTTATTTCGCTGGTATCATCATGAGGAATCACCGCAAGATCCCCGTTCCCCTCTCTTTATTAATGGGAATGTTCTCGGGTGTGCTTGGGCTTATCATCATGAACTTCTCCATCCCTTTGAACGACAATACGATCGTTGATTTAAGGCATCTGGCAACTGTCGCATCGGCCATTTACATTGGATGGATCCCGGCCCTGATTTCAGCCATCATCATCTCTGCAGGGCGGATAATCATGTTTGGCGTAACGCCTCAGGCAATCGTTGCCGGGGTAGGAATGCTGTTGATCGGCATTCTGACAAGCTTCATGACAAAGCTTTCGTTTCAGAACCTCTACAGGATGCAAAGTATGAACATTGTCAGCCTGATCATCATATTTTTTGCTCTATGGATCAATGTCGGACTGAGCGTCACAATGATGATCATCCCTTTTCATGCAGCGACTTCCATCATTGCAGGGTTTATCTTCTACTCCATAGCAGAACAGATCAAGCGCTCAAATGAGCAATATCAAATGCTGAAACAAAGCGCGACAAAAGATTTCCTGACGAGCCTTAACAACGTGCGACAGTTCGACGTCAGCTATAATCAGGCGTTAAAGGATGCGAAGGAAAGACAGGAAAAACTCTCCTTCCTCTTGATCGATATAGATAACTTTAAGTCGGTAAATGATACGTACGGTCACCAAGCCGGCGATGACGTATTGAAGGAGCTCGGCAAAGTACTTCCCCTCCACTCCAGGACATTTGATATCGTATCAAGAAACGGTGGGGAGGAATTCAGTATCCTGCTGCTCGATTGTCCACATAAACATGCCATGGTGATTGCAGAAAGAATCAGGAAAGCCGTGGAGGGGCATGAATTCCCTATCCATTCTCAGGAAGTACTTCATATCACCGTATCGATTGGTGTTTCAACCTTCCCTGATACGGTTGCACCTGAAAATGAAGAGATATTTGAGCAAGCAGATAAAGCGCTCTACCTAGCTAAACGGACCGGACGAAATAAAGTATGTGACTTCCAGATGGTCCAGGCTACAACTTGA